From one Butyricimonas faecihominis genomic stretch:
- a CDS encoding DUF362 domain-containing protein has product MNCANAQEQKSDGNTNVPKVYMFKEISPENLVKIYEALGREATGKVAVKLSTGEPGGHNFLQPALIKDLVQKVKGTIVECNTAYGGGRADTENHLKAAKDHGFTAIAPVDIMDAEGEVALPVKGGKHLKEDFVGSHYLNYDFTIVLSHFKGHAMGGFGGAIKNISIGIASSAGKAWIHSAGKTKGNPWGNLPPQDDFLESMAEAAKAIVDHCGDKILYISVANNLSVDCDCDSSPEDPKMGDIGILASLDPIALDKACTDLVRASEDHGKIHLIERIDSRNGMHTLEYGEKIGLGSQKYELVKLD; this is encoded by the coding sequence ATGAATTGCGCTAACGCGCAAGAACAGAAATCCGATGGAAATACCAATGTACCGAAAGTGTATATGTTCAAGGAGATTTCCCCGGAGAATTTGGTGAAGATTTACGAAGCTTTAGGTCGGGAGGCAACAGGAAAAGTTGCCGTGAAATTATCCACGGGAGAACCGGGTGGGCATAATTTCCTGCAACCGGCTTTGATCAAGGATTTGGTGCAGAAGGTGAAGGGAACTATCGTGGAATGTAACACGGCTTACGGGGGTGGACGTGCCGATACCGAAAATCATTTGAAAGCGGCTAAAGATCACGGGTTCACTGCCATTGCTCCGGTGGACATCATGGATGCGGAGGGAGAAGTGGCACTTCCCGTGAAGGGGGGTAAGCATTTGAAAGAGGATTTTGTCGGTTCGCATTACTTGAACTATGATTTCACGATTGTTCTTTCACATTTTAAAGGCCACGCGATGGGTGGTTTCGGGGGAGCTATCAAGAACATATCCATTGGTATTGCATCCTCTGCCGGAAAAGCTTGGATTCATTCAGCCGGGAAAACGAAAGGCAACCCGTGGGGTAATTTGCCCCCGCAGGATGATTTTCTGGAATCTATGGCCGAGGCCGCAAAGGCAATCGTAGACCATTGTGGGGACAAGATTTTGTATATCAGCGTGGCGAATAATCTTTCCGTGGATTGCGATTGTGATTCTTCCCCGGAAGATCCCAAGATGGGAGACATCGGTATTCTGGCTTCTCTTGATCCGATTGCTTTGGACAAGGCCTGCACGGATTTGGTTCGGGCTTCCGAAGATCATGGAAAGATTCATCTGATCGAACGTATTGATTCCCGTAATGGAATGCACACGTTGGAATATGGTGAAAAGATCGGTTTGGGAAGTCAGAAGTATGAATTGGTGAAACTGGATTAA
- a CDS encoding FecR family protein codes for MNQNWEEIIWRALRNECSSEELMKLQEWRNETPDNEQMYEDIKGIAGMGNFLKGIDSLHKENALENILKRTRQRSLGHSRLLKYVAVFLLPLLLGGTLFYFLKFKQQAGEKLPVSVAKQILPGGPKAILYLSDGQVIDLNRTIDSVIVDKHSGQEITLSKDINALNYSGVTGNTTQPKELAYNRIEVPRGGEYMLVLSDGTKVWLNSETRLEYPLTFGEYSRDVRLSGEAYFEVTKDEARHFNVIMEGATIEVTGTSFNASCYPGEGQCKAVLESGKINLRTEYGVAAVDVGECASYDIVSGKVTVEAVDLKYFTSWRYGTFYFYNTPLSEIVQKLGRWYDVNFKFADESLRDVCFSGAALRSKSIDFMLELLASTQSLNFDIQGDGTIMIYKK; via the coding sequence ATGAACCAAAATTGGGAAGAAATTATATGGAGAGCCTTGCGGAACGAGTGTTCATCGGAAGAGCTGATGAAGTTACAGGAGTGGCGTAATGAGACTCCCGATAATGAACAGATGTACGAGGATATAAAGGGAATTGCAGGGATGGGAAACTTTTTGAAGGGGATTGATTCCTTGCACAAGGAAAATGCTTTGGAAAATATTCTGAAAAGAACGAGGCAGAGATCATTGGGGCATTCTCGACTTTTGAAATATGTGGCGGTATTTCTTTTACCTTTGTTGTTAGGTGGCACGTTATTTTATTTTCTCAAGTTTAAACAACAAGCTGGCGAAAAACTTCCTGTATCTGTAGCTAAACAGATCCTACCGGGAGGACCTAAGGCGATTCTTTACCTTTCAGATGGTCAAGTGATTGATTTGAACCGGACCATTGATTCGGTTATCGTTGATAAACATTCAGGACAGGAAATTACGTTATCAAAGGATATAAACGCCTTGAATTATAGTGGTGTGACAGGGAATACCACTCAACCAAAAGAGTTAGCATACAATCGAATCGAAGTTCCGAGGGGAGGCGAGTATATGTTGGTGTTATCTGACGGAACAAAAGTGTGGCTAAATTCAGAAACCCGCTTAGAGTACCCGCTTACATTCGGAGAGTATAGCCGGGATGTACGTTTAAGCGGAGAGGCTTATTTTGAGGTGACAAAGGATGAGGCAAGGCATTTTAACGTCATCATGGAGGGGGCGACAATCGAGGTTACGGGAACCTCTTTTAACGCATCTTGTTACCCGGGAGAAGGACAATGCAAGGCCGTGTTGGAAAGTGGTAAGATCAATTTAAGAACAGAGTATGGGGTGGCAGCCGTTGACGTGGGCGAGTGTGCCTCTTATGATATTGTTTCGGGTAAAGTGACCGTGGAGGCCGTTGACTTGAAATACTTCACCTCGTGGCGATACGGTACATTTTATTTTTACAACACGCCCTTATCCGAGATCGTTCAGAAGTTGGGACGCTGGTATGATGTGAATTTTAAATTTGCTGATGAATCCTTGCGAGACGTGTGTTTTTCCGGAGCTGCACTACGAAGTAAATCAATTGATTTTATGTTAGAATTGTTGGCGAGTACGCAATCATTGAACTTTGATATACAGGGTGATGGAACAATCATGATATATAAAAAATAA
- a CDS encoding ECF transporter S component, with product MRTTIVKLYSLEYNQLRTYWAVTLFVAGNMILPQLCHLVPQGGIRWLPIYFFTLVGAYKYGWKVGLLTALVSPLVNSALFGMPAVAVLPAVLLKSVLLAVAAGYAATRFRKASLVLLVGVVLFYQIVGTLGEWMLEGSFYVALQDFRIGLPGMLMQVLGGWLFINHIIRK from the coding sequence ATGAGAACGACAATAGTAAAACTTTATTCATTGGAATATAATCAGTTGAGGACCTATTGGGCCGTGACTTTATTCGTGGCGGGTAATATGATCCTGCCGCAGTTGTGTCACCTGGTTCCGCAGGGTGGTATTCGCTGGTTACCGATTTATTTCTTTACCCTCGTGGGGGCTTATAAATACGGTTGGAAGGTGGGTTTATTGACGGCACTCGTTTCTCCGTTGGTAAATTCGGCTCTTTTCGGGATGCCCGCGGTGGCCGTGTTGCCTGCCGTGTTGCTGAAATCGGTGTTATTGGCCGTGGCTGCCGGGTATGCGGCAACCCGTTTTCGGAAGGCCTCTTTGGTATTACTCGTGGGAGTGGTACTTTTTTACCAGATCGTGGGAACGTTAGGCGAGTGGATGCTGGAAGGTAGTTTTTATGTTGCCTTACAGGATTTTCGTATCGGGTTACCCGGAATGTTGATGCAGGTTTTGGGTGGTTGGCTATTTATTAACCATATAATTCGTAAATAG
- a CDS encoding DUF6922 domain-containing protein: MTIFDEYKTYTGEVSISPSLLWEYDLSCFDWWKSRKIVVQRVIERGWLKDFYAAFKLYGGIEGFREIIKEVPSLSPRDMNFVCVVFNLKKEELKCYTRKLLRDRLLNS; this comes from the coding sequence ATGACTATATTTGATGAATATAAGACATATACGGGCGAAGTTTCAATTTCTCCATCTTTACTTTGGGAATATGATTTATCCTGTTTTGACTGGTGGAAATCAAGAAAGATTGTGGTTCAGCGTGTCATCGAAAGAGGGTGGCTGAAGGATTTTTATGCAGCATTCAAATTATACGGGGGAATAGAAGGATTTAGGGAAATCATAAAGGAGGTTCCGAGCTTGTCTCCACGAGATATGAATTTCGTTTGTGTTGTCTTTAATTTGAAAAAAGAAGAATTGAAATGTTATACACGGAAACTGTTGCGAGATCGACTCTTGAACTCCTGA
- a CDS encoding nucleotidyl transferase AbiEii/AbiGii toxin family protein, protein MLYTETVARSTLELLKKLEAERMMVGFNLAGGTSLSLYLGHRLSLDLDLFTPESFDAVRLELFLKEEYGFRTDFMAKNTLKGTIDGVKIDCITHSYDYLENPYIESGIRLYSMEDVIAMKLSAIADNGSRLKDFIDIAFLSTRFPFSSMLKMYERKFPNSNVIRPFKAITYFDDIDFEEDIVMVNGEYDWRSIEKRLIEMTQIQDKTFEAFPFPKKDIRNR, encoded by the coding sequence ATGTTATACACGGAAACTGTTGCGAGATCGACTCTTGAACTCCTGAAAAAGTTGGAGGCAGAAAGAATGATGGTTGGTTTTAACTTGGCAGGAGGAACCTCTTTATCTCTATATTTAGGACATAGACTGAGTTTGGATTTAGATCTTTTCACTCCGGAATCATTTGATGCAGTTCGATTGGAACTATTCTTGAAAGAGGAATATGGATTTCGTACAGATTTCATGGCAAAAAATACTCTGAAGGGTACGATTGATGGCGTAAAAATAGATTGTATTACCCATTCTTATGACTATCTTGAGAATCCATACATTGAATCCGGTATAAGGTTGTATAGTATGGAAGACGTTATTGCCATGAAGCTTTCTGCTATTGCAGACAATGGATCACGATTAAAGGATTTTATTGATATCGCTTTCCTCTCTACTCGTTTCCCTTTCAGTTCAATGTTGAAAATGTATGAACGTAAATTTCCAAATTCAAATGTCATAAGACCTTTTAAGGCTATTACCTATTTTGATGATATTGATTTTGAGGAGGATATTGTCATGGTGAATGGAGAATATGATTGGAGGTCGATCGAAAAGAGATTGATTGAGATGACCCAAATTCAAGATAAAACTTTCGAAGCGTTTCCATTTCCTAAAAAGGATATAAGAAATAGGTGA
- the tatC gene encoding twin-arginine translocase subunit TatC — MEQVGKSENQSFWEHLDVLRASLVKIAIVTVAFGVVAFFFKDELFAVILAPKEADFITYRLLFSLSGWVTGAESPDFFVKLINTGLAEQFLIHMKVAMCVGILCASPYILYQLFRFVSPALYSNERKYVVRVVGSGYVMFMLGVLLSYFLIFPLTFRFLGTYQVSSDVENMIALQSYISTLILMSLAMGIVFEIPILSWLFAKLGFISADFMKRYRRHAVVIILIVAAVITPTSDIFTLSLVALPMWLLYEVSIWIVKRAVR, encoded by the coding sequence ATGGAACAAGTCGGTAAGTCTGAGAATCAGAGTTTTTGGGAACACCTGGACGTGCTGCGGGCCTCGTTGGTGAAGATTGCCATCGTGACCGTGGCTTTTGGTGTTGTAGCGTTCTTTTTCAAAGATGAGTTGTTTGCTGTTATATTAGCGCCCAAAGAGGCAGATTTTATTACTTACCGGCTTTTATTTTCGCTTAGTGGATGGGTGACGGGTGCCGAATCCCCGGACTTTTTCGTGAAATTGATCAATACCGGGTTGGCGGAACAGTTTTTGATCCACATGAAAGTGGCGATGTGTGTGGGGATTTTATGTGCATCCCCTTATATTTTGTACCAATTATTCCGTTTCGTGTCCCCGGCTCTCTACTCTAACGAGCGTAAGTATGTCGTGAGAGTGGTGGGGAGCGGGTATGTCATGTTTATGCTGGGTGTCCTGCTTAGCTATTTTCTTATCTTTCCGTTAACTTTTCGTTTCTTGGGAACTTATCAGGTGAGTAGTGACGTGGAGAATATGATCGCGTTGCAATCGTATATCAGTACCTTGATTTTGATGAGTCTTGCCATGGGAATCGTCTTCGAGATACCTATACTTTCGTGGTTATTTGCCAAGCTGGGATTTATCTCTGCCGATTTTATGAAACGCTATCGACGTCATGCCGTGGTAATTATTCTTATCGTGGCTGCCGTTATAACCCCGACATCAGATATATTCACGTTGTCATTGGTGGCGTTGCCGATGTGGTTGTTGTACGAGGTGAGTATTTGGATTGTGAAACGTGCTGTTCGGTAA
- a CDS encoding DUF1893 domain-containing protein: MSMMVETDRKVLIERLDAEQCSCVIYNGGETRLFWERGVQDLYRLLKTEPDFLRGAFIADKVIGKAAAALMALGGVDEVFARVISSPARELLERSGIKVDCLSEVPHIINRTRTGWCPLETRCFRMHTAEECLQQIEGFIHTMNNVTK; the protein is encoded by the coding sequence ATGAGCATGATGGTTGAAACGGATCGAAAGGTGTTGATTGAGCGCTTGGATGCAGAACAATGTTCCTGCGTGATTTATAACGGGGGAGAGACCCGGTTGTTCTGGGAGCGGGGTGTACAGGATTTATACCGGTTGTTGAAGACGGAACCGGATTTTCTTCGGGGTGCGTTTATCGCGGATAAAGTGATTGGCAAGGCTGCTGCCGCCTTGATGGCTTTGGGGGGCGTGGATGAGGTGTTTGCTCGGGTTATCAGTAGCCCGGCCAGAGAGCTTTTGGAACGGTCCGGGATTAAGGTGGATTGCTTGTCGGAGGTGCCTCATATCATTAATCGTACCCGAACAGGCTGGTGTCCGTTGGAGACTCGCTGTTTCCGGATGCACACGGCAGAAGAGTGTCTGCAACAGATAGAGGGATTTATACATACGATGAATAACGTGACAAAATAA
- a CDS encoding 4Fe-4S binding protein, with product MLRRIRLIVALVFFILITLLFLDFTGTLHGWFGWLAKIQFLPAVLALNVGVILLWVVLTLVFGRVYCSVICPLGVFQDVVSWFSGRRKKKKYRFSYSPAVSWLRYGVLGVFIIAMIAGIGSVVALLAPYSSYGRIVSNLFAPVYQWGNNVLAYFAERSDSYAFYETSVWLKSLPTFIIAAGTFVVLVVLAWRNGRTYCNTICPIGTVLGFFSRYSLFRPEIDAEKCTNCSLCSRKCKAACINYKDHRIDYSRCVTCMDCIDSCKHGAISYKYRFGKKEIKETSETGNTNNARRSFLTGMGLVLVSSAVKAQEKKVDGGLAVILDKKVPARMTPLVPPGAKGLRNMRTHCTGCQLCVSVCPNQVLRPSTKLETLMQPEMSYERGYCRPECTKCSEVCPAGAILKLTPADKSATQIGHAVWVEKNCVPLRDKVACGNCARHCPTGAITMVPSDADDADSLKIPVVNVERCIGCGACENLCPARPFSAIYVEGHEQHRTI from the coding sequence ATGCTACGCAGAATCAGATTAATAGTAGCCCTTGTGTTTTTTATCTTGATCACCTTGTTGTTTCTCGATTTCACGGGAACATTACACGGGTGGTTCGGATGGCTGGCGAAGATACAGTTCCTGCCGGCCGTGCTGGCCTTGAATGTCGGGGTCATTCTTTTATGGGTGGTATTGACGCTCGTGTTCGGACGGGTGTATTGTTCGGTGATTTGTCCGTTGGGTGTGTTTCAGGATGTAGTGTCTTGGTTTAGCGGACGGCGAAAGAAAAAGAAATATCGTTTTTCGTATTCTCCTGCGGTTTCGTGGTTACGGTACGGGGTGTTGGGAGTGTTTATTATTGCCATGATTGCCGGAATTGGTTCGGTGGTGGCATTGTTGGCTCCGTATAGTTCTTACGGGCGAATCGTTTCGAATCTTTTCGCTCCCGTGTACCAGTGGGGAAATAACGTGTTGGCTTATTTTGCCGAAAGGAGTGATAGCTACGCTTTTTACGAGACCTCGGTATGGCTGAAGAGTTTGCCGACGTTTATTATTGCGGCGGGCACGTTTGTCGTGTTAGTCGTACTGGCATGGCGAAATGGTCGAACCTATTGCAACACGATCTGTCCGATAGGTACGGTGTTGGGATTCTTCTCCCGGTATTCCTTGTTTCGTCCGGAGATTGATGCGGAGAAATGTACAAATTGTAGTTTATGTTCCCGTAAATGCAAGGCGGCTTGCATTAATTACAAGGATCATCGGATTGATTATAGTCGTTGTGTGACTTGTATGGATTGTATTGATTCCTGTAAGCATGGTGCGATCAGTTATAAATATCGGTTTGGGAAAAAAGAGATAAAAGAAACTTCCGAAACGGGAAATACAAATAATGCTCGTCGTAGTTTCTTGACCGGGATGGGACTGGTTCTTGTTTCTTCGGCTGTCAAGGCGCAGGAGAAAAAGGTGGATGGCGGTTTGGCTGTTATTCTCGATAAGAAAGTCCCTGCCCGGATGACACCGCTTGTTCCACCGGGAGCCAAAGGGCTACGTAATATGCGGACACATTGTACCGGTTGTCAGCTTTGTGTTTCGGTATGTCCGAATCAGGTGTTACGTCCCTCTACCAAGTTGGAAACGCTTATGCAACCGGAGATGTCATACGAGAGAGGGTATTGCCGACCGGAATGTACGAAATGTTCGGAGGTATGTCCGGCAGGAGCAATCTTGAAACTTACCCCGGCGGATAAGTCGGCCACACAGATTGGTCATGCCGTGTGGGTAGAGAAGAATTGCGTACCACTTCGGGATAAGGTGGCGTGTGGCAACTGTGCCCGGCATTGTCCGACGGGAGCGATTACGATGGTTCCTTCCGATGCAGATGATGCGGATTCTTTGAAGATTCCGGTTGTGAATGTGGAACGTTGTATCGGTTGCGGGGCTTGCGAGAATCTTTGTCCGGCACGTCCATTCAGTGCCATTTACGTGGAAGGACATGAACAGCACAGAACGATCTAA
- a CDS encoding RNA polymerase sigma factor, which yields MAFVEQDKEKTFTMVFDKNYEALCLYAVKFTEDFLEAEDIVQEAFVRFWEMYRDRLTTENARPLLYRMTRNMCVDRVREKPKSVVDVEVMTDQLVYYFQPESEDDSKIDLLMKAVKNLPVKCQQVLVAICFNEKKYKDVAEEMQVSVNTVKTQLARALKLLRENLNREDFELFLTFFVFSY from the coding sequence ATGGCTTTTGTTGAACAGGATAAAGAAAAGACTTTCACGATGGTTTTCGATAAGAATTACGAGGCTCTGTGTTTGTACGCCGTAAAGTTTACCGAGGATTTTTTGGAGGCGGAGGATATAGTGCAGGAGGCGTTTGTACGTTTTTGGGAAATGTATCGAGATCGTTTGACCACGGAAAATGCCCGGCCTTTATTGTATCGGATGACACGAAACATGTGTGTGGATCGTGTCCGGGAGAAACCCAAAAGCGTTGTGGATGTGGAAGTAATGACAGATCAACTGGTCTATTATTTTCAGCCGGAATCAGAAGATGATTCCAAGATTGATTTGTTGATGAAAGCCGTTAAAAATTTGCCTGTTAAGTGTCAGCAAGTACTTGTTGCGATCTGTTTCAATGAAAAAAAATACAAGGATGTGGCAGAGGAAATGCAAGTCTCTGTTAATACTGTTAAGACCCAACTGGCGAGGGCTTTGAAGTTGTTAAGGGAGAATTTGAACAGAGAGGATTTCGAGTTATTTCTTACTTTTTTTGTATTTTCTTACTAA
- a CDS encoding aldo/keto reductase — protein sequence MEKKDRKEEINRREFLKRLGVGAAASTIGLAGCNSRNNIVSGNRSAQGEIPTDQMTYRTHPRTGDKVSLLGYGCMRWPDTSGGAGRNPDADLDQETINRLVDTAIAHGVNYFDTSPAYCMGRSERATGIALKRYPRNTYFIATKLSNFAPSTWSREASIAMYRNSFKELQVDYIDYLLLHGVGMGNGMKEYEERYVNNGVLDFLLEEREAGRIRNLGFSYHGDIKVFDYLLSIHDRVKWDFVQIQLNYVDWKHAKEVNTRNTDAEYLYGELQKLNIPAIIMEPLLGGRLSNVPTHVANTLKLRKPESSVASWAFRFAGSFPGVLTVLSGMTYMEHLEDNLRTFSPLDPLTDDDKVFLEETAQLMLRYPTIPCNDCKYCMPCLYGLDIPAVLLHYNKCINEGNVPASSQDENYRKARRAFLIGYDRSVPRLRQASHCIGCDQCVHHCPQGINIPKEMQRIDHFVEDLKQERVF from the coding sequence ATGGAAAAGAAAGATAGGAAAGAAGAGATAAACCGCCGGGAATTTTTAAAGCGATTAGGGGTTGGTGCGGCTGCATCGACGATCGGTTTGGCGGGTTGTAATTCGAGAAATAATATCGTGTCGGGTAATCGTTCGGCACAAGGGGAAATCCCGACAGATCAAATGACTTACCGGACGCATCCAAGGACGGGCGATAAAGTCTCCTTGCTGGGATATGGTTGTATGCGCTGGCCGGATACGAGTGGTGGGGCAGGACGGAATCCTGATGCAGATTTGGATCAGGAGACGATTAATCGGTTGGTGGATACGGCTATCGCACATGGTGTTAATTATTTCGACACGTCTCCCGCTTATTGTATGGGGCGTTCCGAGCGTGCCACGGGTATTGCCCTTAAACGTTATCCGCGCAACACGTATTTTATTGCTACTAAGTTGTCTAATTTCGCTCCTTCGACTTGGAGTCGTGAGGCTTCTATCGCGATGTACCGCAATTCGTTTAAAGAATTGCAGGTGGATTACATCGACTATTTGTTACTTCACGGGGTCGGGATGGGGAACGGAATGAAGGAGTACGAGGAGCGTTACGTGAATAACGGTGTGTTGGATTTCCTGCTTGAAGAGCGTGAGGCAGGGCGGATTCGTAACTTGGGATTCTCTTACCACGGGGATATAAAAGTTTTTGATTACTTGCTCTCGATACATGATCGGGTAAAATGGGATTTCGTGCAGATCCAGTTGAATTACGTGGACTGGAAACACGCGAAGGAGGTGAATACCCGGAATACAGATGCCGAGTACCTTTACGGGGAATTACAAAAGTTGAACATTCCGGCTATTATCATGGAACCCCTGTTAGGTGGCCGTCTTTCGAATGTGCCGACTCATGTGGCGAACACGTTGAAATTGCGTAAGCCCGAATCTAGCGTGGCCTCGTGGGCGTTCCGTTTTGCGGGTTCGTTTCCCGGGGTATTGACTGTTTTGAGCGGGATGACTTACATGGAGCATTTGGAGGATAACTTGCGTACATTCTCACCGCTGGATCCGTTGACAGATGATGATAAGGTATTTTTGGAGGAAACGGCACAACTGATGTTGCGATACCCGACCATTCCTTGTAATGATTGTAAATATTGTATGCCTTGTCTTTATGGTTTGGATATTCCGGCTGTGTTACTGCACTATAACAAGTGTATTAACGAGGGTAACGTGCCTGCCTCGTCACAGGATGAGAATTACCGTAAGGCCCGGCGGGCATTCCTTATCGGGTATGACCGTTCGGTTCCCCGGTTGCGACAAGCCAGTCATTGCATCGGTTGTGACCAGTGCGTACATCATTGTCCGCAGGGAATTAACATCCCGAAAGAGATGCAACGAATTGATCATTTCGTGGAGGATTTGAAACAGGAACGGGTATTTTAA
- a CDS encoding twin-arginine translocase TatA/TatE family subunit, translating to MMNSLFIGSVGMPEVLLIVLVVLLLFGGKKIPELMRGIGKGIHSFKEGMNGVEKEITSEEKKE from the coding sequence ATGATGAATTCATTATTTATTGGCAGTGTCGGTATGCCGGAAGTGCTGCTTATCGTGTTAGTCGTGTTACTGTTATTCGGTGGCAAGAAGATTCCTGAATTGATGAGAGGAATTGGCAAGGGCATACATTCTTTCAAAGAAGGAATGAACGGGGTGGAGAAAGAAATTACTTCAGAAGAGAAAAAAGAGTAG
- a CDS encoding TonB-dependent receptor encodes MKKILFTVLFLGGLVSLRAEEVPDSLSVQKKVTIEEVVVTGTRNETDVRHLPMTVSVVNREQIEHRNDPSLLPLLTEYIPGLFTTSRGLMGYGVSGGAAGGMSLRGIGGVPQEGLPTTGMLVLIDGHPQYMGLMGHPISDAYQSLLAERVEVLRGPASVLYGSNAMGGVINIVTRKMQQDGIRTHANVRYGSYNTLQSEVTNRIRKGRFTSIVSGSYNRTDGHRKDMEFEQYGGYAKFGYEISDAWNVWADVNLTHFDASNPGEISNPLLDNDQRITRGMTSFALANHYAKTSGTLSFFYNWGKHWINDGYHLGGDPLDYRFHSRDQMLGVSWYQSVQLFEGNRLTVGFDYFHFGGEAWNKTLAGERDTQADKTQDDVAGYIDFRQNLGDWLTFDVGLRVDHHSQVGTEWVPQVGFSFHLPENSEVKLMASKGFRYPTIREMYMFRPANPDLKPERLWSYELSFAQRLLDGRLSYGVNVFYIDGENLIMRMPIDGRPLNVNTGKIENAGVEAQVAYRIVPAWSVDANYSYLHMDNPVLASPEHKLYVGTAFSKGRWNVSTGLQYVAGLYKELDPEETEDFLLWNVRGSFRVLDGFDVWVKGENLLAQRYEINAGFPMPKATVMAGVNIKF; translated from the coding sequence ATGAAAAAGATACTATTTACCGTGCTATTTTTGGGTGGGCTCGTTTCCTTGCGGGCTGAGGAAGTGCCTGATAGCTTATCGGTGCAGAAAAAAGTGACCATAGAAGAGGTTGTTGTTACCGGAACACGAAACGAGACGGACGTGCGGCATTTGCCGATGACGGTTTCCGTGGTGAACCGGGAACAGATCGAACATCGTAACGATCCCTCGTTATTGCCTCTTTTGACCGAGTATATACCGGGACTTTTCACGACTTCCAGAGGGCTGATGGGATATGGGGTATCCGGAGGGGCTGCCGGGGGAATGAGTTTACGGGGAATCGGGGGTGTGCCACAGGAGGGATTACCGACAACAGGGATGCTCGTGTTAATTGACGGACACCCGCAATACATGGGACTGATGGGACACCCGATTTCCGATGCTTACCAGTCTTTGCTGGCGGAACGTGTAGAAGTGCTGCGGGGTCCGGCGTCTGTGTTATACGGGTCGAATGCGATGGGGGGAGTGATCAATATTGTAACCAGGAAGATGCAACAGGATGGAATCCGGACACATGCAAACGTGAGGTACGGTTCGTATAACACGTTGCAATCGGAGGTTACCAATCGTATTCGGAAGGGGCGGTTCACAAGTATTGTCAGTGGTTCCTATAATCGTACGGACGGCCACCGGAAAGATATGGAGTTCGAGCAATATGGCGGTTATGCCAAATTCGGGTACGAGATTTCGGATGCGTGGAATGTTTGGGCCGATGTGAATCTGACTCATTTTGATGCTTCGAATCCGGGAGAAATTTCCAATCCATTACTTGATAACGACCAGCGAATTACACGAGGAATGACGTCTTTTGCCTTGGCTAATCATTATGCGAAAACGTCGGGAACGTTGAGTTTCTTTTATAACTGGGGGAAACATTGGATTAATGATGGTTATCATTTAGGGGGTGATCCTCTTGATTATCGGTTTCATTCACGGGACCAGATGTTGGGTGTCTCTTGGTACCAGAGTGTACAGCTTTTCGAGGGGAATCGCCTGACCGTGGGATTTGATTATTTCCATTTCGGGGGAGAGGCTTGGAACAAGACATTAGCGGGAGAACGAGATACCCAAGCGGATAAAACACAGGATGACGTGGCAGGATATATTGATTTCCGGCAGAATTTGGGAGATTGGCTTACTTTTGACGTGGGACTCCGTGTCGACCATCATTCGCAAGTGGGGACAGAGTGGGTTCCGCAGGTCGGGTTTTCTTTCCATTTGCCGGAAAACAGCGAGGTGAAGTTGATGGCAAGCAAGGGATTCCGTTACCCGACGATTCGTGAAATGTATATGTTCCGTCCGGCTAACCCGGATCTGAAACCGGAGAGGTTATGGAGTTACGAACTTTCATTTGCACAGCGGTTGCTGGATGGGCGATTGTCATACGGTGTGAATGTTTTCTATATTGATGGGGAGAACCTGATTATGCGTATGCCGATAGACGGGCGTCCCTTGAACGTGAACACGGGAAAGATTGAGAATGCCGGTGTGGAGGCTCAGGTGGCTTACCGGATTGTTCCCGCTTGGTCCGTGGATGCGAATTATAGTTATTTGCACATGGATAATCCCGTGTTAGCCTCTCCGGAGCATAAACTTTATGTAGGAACGGCTTTTTCAAAGGGACGTTGGAATGTGTCAACCGGATTGCAATACGTGGCCGGGTTGTATAAAGAACTTGATCCGGAGGAAACCGAGGATTTCCTGTTATGGAATGTACGTGGGTCTTTCCGTGTACTGGATGGGTTTGATGTTTGGGTGAAGGGAGAGAATCTACTCGCTCAAAGGTACGAGATCAACGCCGGATTCCCGATGCCTAAGGCGACGGTGATGGCGGGAGTGAATATAAAATTTTAA